Below is a window of Paludisphaera borealis DNA.
TGCTCGCGGGCGAGCTTCGCCAGCGACGGCCAGAGCGCGGCGGCCGTGCGGCTCACGACGTTGATTCGTCCCAGCCCGCTCAAGGCGCGCGCGTGCTCGCGGTCGTCGAGCCCCGGCTGGTCCATCAGCTCCGGCCGGCGGCGGCGGGTCGCGATTGAAAACATGGATCTCGTCACGAAAAGCATCCTGGGACCGCGGCCGCGGCCGAATCAGGTCAGGTCGGGTCGTCGGTCTCATCGGGATGGGTCAGAGGGATTCGGACCGTGAATTCGCTCCCCTTGCCCGGTCCATCGCTGCGCGCGTCGACTCGGCCTCCGTGGAGTTCGACGAGCGTCTTGACCAGCGAGAGCCCTATGCCCAGACCGCTGGCGACCTCGTCGCCCGAACGGCTCACCTGGGTGAAGCTCTCGAAGATCTTCTCTAGCATGTCCTCCGGAACGCCTCGGCCGTTGTCCTTCACCCGGAAGACGACATCCTCTCCTTCGCGCCCGGCCGAGAGCCGGATCTCGCCCCCGGGGGCCGTATACTTGGCCGCGTTGTGCAGCAGGTTCTGAAGGATCTGGGCCAGCCGCGTCGCGTCCGCCATCAGGGTCATGGGTGCTTCGGGGACGACGACGACGAGCTGGTGCCCGGCTTTGTTCACGAACGGGCGGACGCTTTCGACGGCCGTCGACACGACGTACCCGACGTCGACCGCGTCGATTTTGAGCTTGATCAGCCCCCGCGAGATCCGGGCGACGTCCATGAGATCGTCGATCAGGTGGACCAGGTGCTTCACCTGGCGATCGATCATGGCGCGGCTCGCTTCGACTGTCGCGGGAGCGTTGCCGGCGAGCCGCATGATCTCGAGCGCGTTGCGGATCGGCGCCAGCGGGTTGCGCAGTTCGTGGGCGAGCGTCGAGAGGTATTCGTCCTTGCGGCGGTCGGCCGCGCGGAGCGCCTCCTCGGCGCGAATCCGCTCGGCGATCTGCGCCTCCAAAGCGACGTTCGTCCGCGCCAGCTCGGTGGTCCGCTCCCGGACGCGGCGCTCAAGGTCGTCGGCGTGCTCCTTCTCCTGCAAGCTGTACCGGATCGACCGTTCGAGGAGCCTGGCGTCGAGGTGCCATTTTTCGAGGAAGTCGGCGGCGCCGGCCCGCATGGCGCCGATGTCGATGGTGCGATCGCCGAGGCCGGTCAGCAGGATCATGGGCGTGGTGCAGCCGCGGGCGACGGCGGCGTGGATCAGTCCCAGGCCGTCGAGCCGCCCCAGGCTGTAGTCGATCAAATGCAGGTCGTGCCGGCCCCGGGCCATCTCTTCCAGCGCGGTCTCGGCGTCGGAGATCCAGTCGAGCTCGAACCGGATGTCCGGGATGTCGGCGAGCAAATCCCGCGTCAGGACGTAATCGTCCTCGTCGTCGTCGACCAGAAGGAGGCGGATCGTTCGGTCATGCATCCGCCTCTCCGTACGGCTCGGCGGGAAGCTCGACGATCTCGAGCCAGTATTTCCCCAGGGTCTTGACGACGTCGATCAAGGCCGCGAACGTCACGGGCTTGGCGATGTACGACGCGGCCGAGAGGTTGTATGTGCGGAGGATGTCCTCCTCCGCCTTGGACGTCGTCAGGACCACGACCCGGATGGCCTTGAGTTTGGGGTCGGCCTTCAGCTCCTGGAGCGCCTCGCGGCCGTCCTTCTTGGGCATGTTGAGGTCGAGCAGGATCAGCCCGGGACGGGGCGACGAGGCCGGATCGCTGTACTTGCCCCGGCGTTGGAGGTAGTCCATCAGCTCGACTCCGTCCTCGACGAACCGCAGGTCGTTGGTCAGATGACTTTCCTCGAAGGCTTCCTTGGTCATCTGGCGGTCGTCGGCGTCGTCATCGGCCATCAGGATCGTGATCGGCCTGCGTGCGTGTGTCATGCAGCGAAAATTCCTGATTCACGGGGTGGACGGGCAGGGTGATCGAGAACGTCGAGCCTTTCCCCGGCTCGCTGGTCGCCGTGATTCTTCCCGAATGGCGCTCGACGATCTTGCGGCAGATCGCCAGGCCCATGCCCGTCCCATCGTACTCGCTGCGACCATGCAAGCGTTGGAAGACCTGAAAGATCCTTTCGAGATAAATTTCCTCGAAGCCGATGCCGTCGTCGGCGAACCGCAATTCGAAGGCGATGGGGTTCTTCTTGTCCTCGCCGAACACCTCGAAGGCGGAGACCCGCACGACCGGCGGCGCGTCGGGCCGGTGGAACTTGAGGGCGTTGCCGATCAGGTTCTGGAAAAGCTGGCGCATCTGGAGCGGGTCGGCCTGGATCGTCGGCATCGGCCCCACCTCGACGCGTCCCGCGCTCTGCTGGATCAGGATTTCGAGGTCGG
It encodes the following:
- a CDS encoding hybrid sensor histidine kinase/response regulator, which produces MHDRTIRLLLVDDDEDDYVLTRDLLADIPDIRFELDWISDAETALEEMARGRHDLHLIDYSLGRLDGLGLIHAAVARGCTTPMILLTGLGDRTIDIGAMRAGAADFLEKWHLDARLLERSIRYSLQEKEHADDLERRVRERTTELARTNVALEAQIAERIRAEEALRAADRRKDEYLSTLAHELRNPLAPIRNALEIMRLAGNAPATVEASRAMIDRQVKHLVHLIDDLMDVARISRGLIKLKIDAVDVGYVVSTAVESVRPFVNKAGHQLVVVVPEAPMTLMADATRLAQILQNLLHNAAKYTAPGGEIRLSAGREGEDVVFRVKDNGRGVPEDMLEKIFESFTQVSRSGDEVASGLGIGLSLVKTLVELHGGRVDARSDGPGKGSEFTVRIPLTHPDETDDPT
- a CDS encoding response regulator; the encoded protein is MTHARRPITILMADDDADDRQMTKEAFEESHLTNDLRFVEDGVELMDYLQRRGKYSDPASSPRPGLILLDLNMPKKDGREALQELKADPKLKAIRVVVLTTSKAEEDILRTYNLSAASYIAKPVTFAALIDVVKTLGKYWLEIVELPAEPYGEADA